The following proteins are co-located in the Neodiprion virginianus isolate iyNeoVirg1 chromosome 6, iyNeoVirg1.1, whole genome shotgun sequence genome:
- the LOC124306622 gene encoding protein lin-9 homolog isoform X2 gives MDLEDQSHWNNSMDDSNMDPEDSEPMPELGPAALGLQRVGTQPPPKPNPPTQPIQVLNRRGMPARIRKKNKLFYDDILVNHPHHRIKKDPNLEMKHSPKRIPRPSPAKKQNRHVSESKRSTGTPSQPSTPVTTPIKQEKEPEKPAQPASPDRKIGQKIGMRLRNLLKLPKAHKWVCYEWFYSNIDKTLFDGDNDFMICLKESFPQLKTRKLTRVEWCKIRRMMGKPRRCSQSFFEEERRELERKRQKIRMLQQRKTADISSFKDLPPEIPLQLVIGTKVTARLRKPQDGLFTGSIDAVDTSNNTYRITFERAGLGTHSVPDFEVLSNEPPETISVASFAQKFRPRMVQYVPSPPYAMKLMSPRLNNDPLISNASVSLPKKSHIGGTMNGYPLKLLEFMVKVDKILAAKKIKIKKLKEMNSEAEKRRSFGEPLPADFERKYAGIVVELEKMNVALQDFLNDVQELCQEMAPEPSVAAMLAPSHLREKCHQEAADMVARNDVINDRAPAKMSELVTDLTALMLQVKSLSDSDRNAYELKVLQGTMEQIRSKLSPQNQQVFQNCVEIHMQHIQLGLGKIGALTPFMSQKHGPVRPGTNIYRNFHGIPTEQAPTKQQLITGGSMAKSLSVSDLAVMELLLDENM, from the exons ATGGATCTCGAAGACCAGTCACATTGGAATAATTCTATGGATGATTCAAATATGGATCCTGAAGATTCTGAACCTATGCCTGAGTTGGGGCCTGCGGCTTTGGGGCTGCAAAGGGTTGGAACGCAGCCGCCACCAAAACCCAATCCCCCAACCCAACCAATTCAAGTATTGAATCGCCGAGGAATGCCTGCGAGGatcagaaaaaagaataaattgtTCTACGATGACATTCTCGTCAACCATCCACATCATAG AATTAAAAAGGATcccaatttggaaatgaaacATTCTCCCAAAAGAATACCACGGCCATCCCCAGCTAAAAAACAGAATAGACATGTCAGTGAGTCGAAGAGAAGTACGGGTACGCCGTCGCAGCCATCGACGCCAGTTACTACACCTATAAAACAGGAAAAGGAGCCAGAAAAGCCGGCACAACCAGCATCTCCTGACCGAAAAATTGGACAGAAGATTGGTATGAGACTGAGAAACCTGCTGAAATTACCCAAAGCACATAAATGGGTCTGCTATGAATGGTTCTACAGTAACATTGACAA AACGCTCTTTGATGGTGACAACGACTTTATGATTTGTTTGAAGGAGTCTTTTCCGCAGCTAAAAACACGAAAGTTGACACGCGTAGAATGGTGTAAAATACGAAGAATGATGGGAAAGCCAAGACGGTGCTCCCAATCATTTTTTGAAGAGGAAAGACGAGAGTTAGAGAGGAAGAGACAAAAAATTCGTATGCTCCAGCAGAGAAAAACGGCCGATATAAGTAGCTTTAAGGACCTGCCTCCTGAAATTCCTTTACAACTTGTTATTGGAACGAAAGTTACAGCAAGATTACGAAAGCCACAAGATGGCCTTTTCACTGGTAGTATCGATGCAGTCGATACCAGCAACAACACCTACAGAATTACCTTTGAAAGAGCGGGTCTTGGAACTCACAGTGTGCCTGATTTTGAAGTTCTg TCAAACGAACCACCAGAAACCATTAGTGTTGCTTCGTTCGCGCAAAAGTTTAGACCTCGGATGGTGCAATATGTGCCATCACCTCCCTatgcaatgaaattaatgtcACCCAGATTAAATAATGACCCTTTAATATCCAACGCCTCCGTATCACTCCCAAAAAAATCGCATATCGGTGGTACGATGAATGGCTATCCCTTAAAATTGTTAGAGTTTATGGTAAAAGTTGACAAAATATTAGCGGCAAAGAAAATCAAGATAAAGAAACTGAAGGAAATGAACAGTGAGGCGGAAAAGAGACGGTCTTTCGGTGAGCCTTTGCCAGCTGACTTTGAGAGAAAATATGCAGG GATAGTAGTTGAGCTTGAAAAGATGAATGTAGCGCTTCAAGATTTCTTGAACGATGTACAAGAGTTATGTCAAGAAATGGCTCCGGAACCAAGCGTTGCTGCTATGCTGGCTCCTTCTCATTTGCGGGAAAAGTGCCATCAAGAAGCGGCCGATATGGTTGCTAGAAATGATGTCATTAACGATAGGGCACCAGCAAAGATGAGCGAACTTGTCACAGACCTCACTGCTCTCATGCTTCAAGTAAAG AGCTTGTCGGATTCTGATCGAAATGCCTATGAACTGAAAGTACTTCAAGGAACCATGGAGCAAATTAGATCGAAACTGAGTCCTCAAAATCAACAAGTGTTTCAAAACTGCGTTGAAATTCATATGCAGCATATTCAACTTGGTTTGGGAAAAATAGGGGCTTTAACGCCATTTATGTCTCAAAAA CATGGACCAGTACGACCTGGAACGAACATTTATCGGAATTTCCACGGCATTCCTACGGAACAAGCACCCACTAAGCAGCAGTTAATCACAGGAGGATCAATGGCCAAATCTCTAAGCGTCAGCGATTTGGCTGTTATGGAATTACTTCTTGACGAGAACATGTAG
- the LOC124306622 gene encoding protein lin-9 homolog isoform X1, producing the protein MADTIENESAETLLSIKNGGYPLANEIKKEAFDDDLMDLEDQSHWNNSMDDSNMDPEDSEPMPELGPAALGLQRVGTQPPPKPNPPTQPIQVLNRRGMPARIRKKNKLFYDDILVNHPHHRIKKDPNLEMKHSPKRIPRPSPAKKQNRHVSESKRSTGTPSQPSTPVTTPIKQEKEPEKPAQPASPDRKIGQKIGMRLRNLLKLPKAHKWVCYEWFYSNIDKTLFDGDNDFMICLKESFPQLKTRKLTRVEWCKIRRMMGKPRRCSQSFFEEERRELERKRQKIRMLQQRKTADISSFKDLPPEIPLQLVIGTKVTARLRKPQDGLFTGSIDAVDTSNNTYRITFERAGLGTHSVPDFEVLSNEPPETISVASFAQKFRPRMVQYVPSPPYAMKLMSPRLNNDPLISNASVSLPKKSHIGGTMNGYPLKLLEFMVKVDKILAAKKIKIKKLKEMNSEAEKRRSFGEPLPADFERKYAGIVVELEKMNVALQDFLNDVQELCQEMAPEPSVAAMLAPSHLREKCHQEAADMVARNDVINDRAPAKMSELVTDLTALMLQVKSLSDSDRNAYELKVLQGTMEQIRSKLSPQNQQVFQNCVEIHMQHIQLGLGKIGALTPFMSQKHGPVRPGTNIYRNFHGIPTEQAPTKQQLITGGSMAKSLSVSDLAVMELLLDENM; encoded by the exons ATGGCGGACACTATTGAAA atgAATCAGCGGAAACCTTGCTGTCGATTAAAAACGGTGGCTACCCATTGGccaatgaaattaaaaagGAAGCTTTCGACGATGACCTGATGGATCTCGAAGACCAGTCACATTGGAATAATTCTATGGATGATTCAAATATGGATCCTGAAGATTCTGAACCTATGCCTGAGTTGGGGCCTGCGGCTTTGGGGCTGCAAAGGGTTGGAACGCAGCCGCCACCAAAACCCAATCCCCCAACCCAACCAATTCAAGTATTGAATCGCCGAGGAATGCCTGCGAGGatcagaaaaaagaataaattgtTCTACGATGACATTCTCGTCAACCATCCACATCATAG AATTAAAAAGGATcccaatttggaaatgaaacATTCTCCCAAAAGAATACCACGGCCATCCCCAGCTAAAAAACAGAATAGACATGTCAGTGAGTCGAAGAGAAGTACGGGTACGCCGTCGCAGCCATCGACGCCAGTTACTACACCTATAAAACAGGAAAAGGAGCCAGAAAAGCCGGCACAACCAGCATCTCCTGACCGAAAAATTGGACAGAAGATTGGTATGAGACTGAGAAACCTGCTGAAATTACCCAAAGCACATAAATGGGTCTGCTATGAATGGTTCTACAGTAACATTGACAA AACGCTCTTTGATGGTGACAACGACTTTATGATTTGTTTGAAGGAGTCTTTTCCGCAGCTAAAAACACGAAAGTTGACACGCGTAGAATGGTGTAAAATACGAAGAATGATGGGAAAGCCAAGACGGTGCTCCCAATCATTTTTTGAAGAGGAAAGACGAGAGTTAGAGAGGAAGAGACAAAAAATTCGTATGCTCCAGCAGAGAAAAACGGCCGATATAAGTAGCTTTAAGGACCTGCCTCCTGAAATTCCTTTACAACTTGTTATTGGAACGAAAGTTACAGCAAGATTACGAAAGCCACAAGATGGCCTTTTCACTGGTAGTATCGATGCAGTCGATACCAGCAACAACACCTACAGAATTACCTTTGAAAGAGCGGGTCTTGGAACTCACAGTGTGCCTGATTTTGAAGTTCTg TCAAACGAACCACCAGAAACCATTAGTGTTGCTTCGTTCGCGCAAAAGTTTAGACCTCGGATGGTGCAATATGTGCCATCACCTCCCTatgcaatgaaattaatgtcACCCAGATTAAATAATGACCCTTTAATATCCAACGCCTCCGTATCACTCCCAAAAAAATCGCATATCGGTGGTACGATGAATGGCTATCCCTTAAAATTGTTAGAGTTTATGGTAAAAGTTGACAAAATATTAGCGGCAAAGAAAATCAAGATAAAGAAACTGAAGGAAATGAACAGTGAGGCGGAAAAGAGACGGTCTTTCGGTGAGCCTTTGCCAGCTGACTTTGAGAGAAAATATGCAGG GATAGTAGTTGAGCTTGAAAAGATGAATGTAGCGCTTCAAGATTTCTTGAACGATGTACAAGAGTTATGTCAAGAAATGGCTCCGGAACCAAGCGTTGCTGCTATGCTGGCTCCTTCTCATTTGCGGGAAAAGTGCCATCAAGAAGCGGCCGATATGGTTGCTAGAAATGATGTCATTAACGATAGGGCACCAGCAAAGATGAGCGAACTTGTCACAGACCTCACTGCTCTCATGCTTCAAGTAAAG AGCTTGTCGGATTCTGATCGAAATGCCTATGAACTGAAAGTACTTCAAGGAACCATGGAGCAAATTAGATCGAAACTGAGTCCTCAAAATCAACAAGTGTTTCAAAACTGCGTTGAAATTCATATGCAGCATATTCAACTTGGTTTGGGAAAAATAGGGGCTTTAACGCCATTTATGTCTCAAAAA CATGGACCAGTACGACCTGGAACGAACATTTATCGGAATTTCCACGGCATTCCTACGGAACAAGCACCCACTAAGCAGCAGTTAATCACAGGAGGATCAATGGCCAAATCTCTAAGCGTCAGCGATTTGGCTGTTATGGAATTACTTCTTGACGAGAACATGTAG